TATTCCGAAAGTGGGCCGTATCTTTGCAGACTGAAAATTGTTATTTAAAATGAAAAGTATTTATTCTAAAATCCTGATTTTAGCATTCATGGCCTCTTCACTTTATTCTTATGCATGGGGATTAACGGGACACAGGGTTATTGCAGACATTGCAGAAAACCATCTTTCCCGAAAAGCAAGAAGAGAAATTAAAAAGATGATGGGAAAAGAACGCCTGGCTTACTGGGCCAACTGGCCGGATTTCATCAAATCTGATACCACAGGCGCATGGAAGCAGGCCTCATCGTGGCATTATGTAAACATTGATCCAATGACTGATTTTAAAGCTTTTGAACAAAACTTAAAAGCACAGGCAGGACCAAGTCTTTACACTCAGGTAAACACCCTGTCTAGTCAGATCAAAGACAAAAACACTTCTGAAAAAGACAGAAAAATTGCTTTAATCTTTCTTATCCATATTATGGGAGATCTTGCACAGCCTCTTCACGTAGGAAGAGCGGAAGATTTAGGTGGAAACAAAATCAATGTTACCTATTTCGGGGAAAAAACTAATTTACACTCTGTTTGGGACGGAAAATTGGTAGATTCTCAAAAATACAGTTACACAGAATATTCTAAGCTTTTAGATATTAAATCTAAAGAAGAAGTAGCACAGATACAATCCGGAACACTGGAAGACTGGTTGTACGATTCTCATAAAATTGCCAACAAGATCTATGCACAGACTCCTAACGATTCTAAATTATCTTACGACTATCAGTATAAGTTCAATGAAACGATGGAAAGACAACTTCTATACGGAGGATTGAGACTGGCGAAAGTATTAAATGAGCTTTTCTAAATACGAGTTGCAGGTTGCGGATTAAATTAACCAAAGGCAACTTAAAATAGTATTCATAGATATAAAACGGGACTTCGGTCTCGTTTTTTTTGCTCAAAGGTTCAAGATTTAAGGTTTAAGATTTGGCCGTAATCAAAATTTTATGTCTTTTACCAATATATTATCTGTAATATTTATTATTTTATAATTAATATTTTCTTTAATCAAAAAAGAACACAAAACACTATATTCCAACACATTAAAACACAAAATAAATACATTCATACATTGTACATTATACATTGTACAAAAAAATACTGTACCTAGTGTAACCTTTCTACCTTTTCATACGTATATATTATAGTAACTCTTTTTTGAGGATAAAATAAATGAGACAATTAAAAATCACTAAGCAGGTTACCAACAGGGAAACTGCTTCATTAGACAAGTATTTGCAGGAAATTGGTAAAGTGGAACTGATCACTGCGGACGAAGAAGTAGAATTGGCACAAAGAATACGTGCTGGCGACAGAGCCGCACTGGAGAAATTAATCAAAGCCAACCTTCGTTTCGTAGTTTCTGTATCTAAGCAATACCAAAATCAAGGTCTTTCTTTACCCGATTTGATCAATGAAGGTAACTTAGGATTAATGAAAGCGGCAAAAAGGTACGATGAAACTAGAGGTTTCAAATTTATCTCTTATGCAGTATGGTGGATCCGTCAATCAATTTTACAGGCATTGGCTGAGCAGTCAAGAATTGTAAGATTACCATTGAACAAGATTGGTTCTATCAACAAAATTAATAAAGCATACGCTCACCTTGAGCAGGAAAATGAAAGACCACCTTCTCCGGAAGAATTGGCTGAAGTTCTTGACATGAGCGAGGAAGATATTAAAGAATCAATGAAAAACTCCGGAAGACACCTGTCTATGGATGCACCTTTAGTAGAAGGTGAAGATTCTAATCTTTATGATGTATTGCGTTCAGGAGAATCTCCAAGTCCTGATAAGGATCTGATGCTTGAATCTCTACAAATTGAGATTGAAAGAGCATTGAATACCTTGACGCCAAGAGAGGCTGATTTGGTAAGATTATACTTCGGACTGAACGGAAAACACCCAATGACTTTAGAGGAAATTGGTGAGACTTTCGATCTTACAAGAGAGAGAGTCCGTCAGATCAAAGAAAAAGCAATTAAGAGACTAAAACACAATACCAGAAGCAAGATCCTTAAATCTTACCTGGGTAAATAATTTTAGCGTAAAAAATTTTATAGGCGGAGTCTGTTTTCAGGCTCCGTTTTTTTATAAACATCCAGATAAGATAATACTATTAAAATATTGTATAATGAAGTCATTAATGAAGCCAAAACCAGGTGATCTGTTTTATATTCCTTCCATCAGCCAATCGAATGAAAATGGATTTGTTATTGCCCGTTATATTGAATTTATTAAACCCAATTTAGGTCATCTTATTGAAATTTTTGACCATTTTTACACCGAGCCTCCAAAAAACATTTCTGATGTAGATACAAGCAAGAGATTATTCCAGCCCATATTTTGCAGTATGCGCTTTGCGGCAGGTACCCCAAGATGGAAAATACTATTCAGTAATCCTGAATATGATAAATCTGAGTCTAATTATAAGGACATTACTTTCGTATTTGATAGAAGTCTCTGGGTTGGCGGTGAAACGAAAGGAGAAGAAACTGATGAAATGCAAAACATTGAGCCTTCTATTTGCTGGCGTATGAATCATATAATCTTTAGAGTATTAAACCATTTAAAAGGATTTCTGTCTAACGATGAAGTTATGGACTATGACAAGATACCTATGGAATATAGAGAAGATAATGAAATTGCCCAGAAAAGAGTAAACGAGATTGCAGAAATAATGCATGAAAAGTTTCAATCCTGGAAATAAAGCCTATATAATTATAATTTTACAGATTTTAAATAAAAAAGATTGATTTACTTTCAATCTTATAAGCTATTGTAACAATTTTCAACGTTTGTTCAACTAATTAAAATCATATCCAGTCATTATTGATGACGAATTCTAAATGATTATCTTTAGTTGCCGGGATATGATATATATTATAAACCCCAATAAAACATACTATGAAAAAAATACTTTTCGCTTCTATCTTTACGTTATCCGTCCTTTCCTGCAGAGAAAATAAATCGCAAGACAATGATATTGTAGCAAAAGCCGCTGAGAACACGGAATCCAGTATGCCAATAAAGAGGTTAAGTAAAACTCAGGATATATTTAACGGTATTTATTATGAAAAAATCAAAAATGATGATGAAATTAAGAAAGTAGATGAAAAAATATCTTTAATGCAGGAAGATGCTCATAAAATGCAAGGTATATATAGCAGCATCATTTCTAATTCAGAAGATTATTATTTGATTGCAAAAAATGAGGCAAAATCTATTAATGATTCGGTTTTAAGGAAAGAAATGATTAAACTCATCGAAGAAAGTTCAAATAAATATGATCTAAAGGTTCAAAAAATAAAAGAACTTAAGCATAAAATTAATCGTAACAAGCAAAGTATTTATAGCTTATACACTGCCTTCAAGATCAGAAAGACACTTCCTGAAATTGAAAAGTATCAGAATGCACATCCTCTGAAAACAGACAGTCTCAATCAATTCATCAATAAGCAAAACCAACTGTTAGAAGAATTGAAAAAATTAAAATAAACACCACCACACCTCATGAAATATAGCACAAAATGGCTTACCGATAAAAGCCGCATCAAAGAACTTGTAGACTTTTTTATTACCCATAAAACAGACTCTTATATTTCTCATGGCGAGATGATGTCCGGAAGAGCTATAGATTCGCATCACTGGAATCCGGATCTTGAAGTGATTCTGACGGAACAACTAATTACAGATTTTAATTCTAACGGTAATTCTAAGCTGAATATTCTGATTGCAGAAAACGAAAATGGAGAAATCGTCGGAATGATGGTTTTCAATGTGATCAACA
The window above is part of the Chryseobacterium sp. MA9 genome. Proteins encoded here:
- a CDS encoding Imm26 family immunity protein is translated as MKSLMKPKPGDLFYIPSISQSNENGFVIARYIEFIKPNLGHLIEIFDHFYTEPPKNISDVDTSKRLFQPIFCSMRFAAGTPRWKILFSNPEYDKSESNYKDITFVFDRSLWVGGETKGEETDEMQNIEPSICWRMNHIIFRVLNHLKGFLSNDEVMDYDKIPMEYREDNEIAQKRVNEIAEIMHEKFQSWK
- a CDS encoding RNA polymerase sigma factor RpoD/SigA — encoded protein: MRQLKITKQVTNRETASLDKYLQEIGKVELITADEEVELAQRIRAGDRAALEKLIKANLRFVVSVSKQYQNQGLSLPDLINEGNLGLMKAAKRYDETRGFKFISYAVWWIRQSILQALAEQSRIVRLPLNKIGSINKINKAYAHLEQENERPPSPEELAEVLDMSEEDIKESMKNSGRHLSMDAPLVEGEDSNLYDVLRSGESPSPDKDLMLESLQIEIERALNTLTPREADLVRLYFGLNGKHPMTLEEIGETFDLTRERVRQIKEKAIKRLKHNTRSKILKSYLGK
- a CDS encoding S1/P1 nuclease, which translates into the protein MKSIYSKILILAFMASSLYSYAWGLTGHRVIADIAENHLSRKARREIKKMMGKERLAYWANWPDFIKSDTTGAWKQASSWHYVNIDPMTDFKAFEQNLKAQAGPSLYTQVNTLSSQIKDKNTSEKDRKIALIFLIHIMGDLAQPLHVGRAEDLGGNKINVTYFGEKTNLHSVWDGKLVDSQKYSYTEYSKLLDIKSKEEVAQIQSGTLEDWLYDSHKIANKIYAQTPNDSKLSYDYQYKFNETMERQLLYGGLRLAKVLNELF
- a CDS encoding GNAT family N-acetyltransferase, yielding MKYSTKWLTDKSRIKELVDFFITHKTDSYISHGEMMSGRAIDSHHWNPDLEVILTEQLITDFNSNGNSKLNILIAENENGEIVGMMVFNVINSPFKKYAILEDMLLDQSVRGQSLGSTLLEKAIHESKSWNISFILLESGVNNHGAHNFFSKYGFKKVSESYILTL